CCCCGGACAGCCCGAGGCCGGGCACGAGCGCCCCGAGCAGGACGGGACCGAGCCCGGTGCCGAGGTCGAGCATGATGAAGAACGTCGAGATCGCCAGACCCACCCGGTGCGGTGCGGTGACGTTGACCGCGATCGCCTGGGCCGACGGGAACAGGGATCCGAAGCCGAGCCCCATGGGCACCGCCGCGAGCACGATCATCCATCCGGCGTCGGCGAGCGCGATGAGGACGAGACCGAGGGTGAAGAGCGCGAAGATCGGGTACATGACGACGTCGTCGCCGTACCGGTCCTGGATGCGCCCGACGACGAGGCGGGCGACGAGCATGACGAGCGCGAACAGGAGGAAGAATCCGCTCGCCGCCTCCGGTGTCCCGATCCCGGCGGCATGGCCGGCGAGGAACGCGAGCACGATCGAGTAGGCCATTCCGGTGAGCAGCATGACCGCGGCGATCCGCAGCGCGCCGAGGTCGATGATCGAGGTGAGCGTGAGACGCCACTTGTCGGCGCGCTCCTCCTCCGACGGGGTCCTCTCCGGCAGCCGGAGGCCGAGCGCGAGCACGCAGCCGGCGACGGAGAACAGCGCGCAGGCGAGGAACATCGCGGCGTAGCCGAACTGCTGTGCGAGCAGCACGGCGAGGAACGGTCCGATCGCGGTGGCGAGCGTGGTCGAGGTGCCGAAGTACCCGGTGCCCTCGGCCCGCCGGGCC
This Brevibacterium ihuae DNA region includes the following protein-coding sequences:
- a CDS encoding MFS transporter, giving the protein MEQQRLWTRSFVLAFAVNLSMSLTFYLLMTSMAGYAIDRFGAAETVAGLASSGFIIGALVARVFAGKYLDFIGRRRMILGALIVFVVCGLLYIPLAEVWAVIAVRVVHGIAFGAGNTAIMAAVQTVIPPARRAEGTGYFGTSTTLATAIGPFLAVLLAQQFGYAAMFLACALFSVAGCVLALGLRLPERTPSEEERADKWRLTLTSIIDLGALRIAAVMLLTGMAYSIVLAFLAGHAAGIGTPEAASGFFLLFALVMLVARLVVGRIQDRYGDDVVMYPIFALFTLGLVLIALADAGWMIVLAAVPMGLGFGSLFPSAQAIAVNVTAPHRVGLAISTFFIMLDLGTGLGPVLLGALVPGLGLSGVYLVCAGLVVAAAGVYFVFHGRHRGGRPTALT